The Neobacillus sp. OS1-2 genome includes a window with the following:
- a CDS encoding rhomboid family intramembrane serine protease has translation MFTRTESFREFIRFYPLVSIIVAIHILLYLLTILPIFPNQWFIQTFSGVNLYITEGEVWRLITPTFMHSGFAHMLFNSFSLVLFGPALERILGSGRFLFVYLLSGLIANVATLLLEPLTYTHVGSSGAIFGLFGYYLAIIIFQKHMLSKQNSQIILILCVVSLIMTFLQPNINITAHLFGLIGGFLLGAIPNYNKKNLSDSIRSTANWASTNRKRAAAQSPVKILIWAAIIIIAIVGLLAQK, from the coding sequence TTGTTTACAAGAACAGAAAGCTTTCGTGAATTTATTCGTTTTTATCCGCTGGTTTCTATTATTGTTGCCATTCACATCCTATTATATCTTTTAACCATTTTACCAATATTCCCAAACCAATGGTTCATTCAAACTTTTTCCGGTGTTAACCTTTATATTACGGAAGGAGAAGTTTGGCGGTTAATTACACCAACATTTATGCACAGCGGCTTTGCCCACATGTTGTTTAATAGCTTTTCGCTGGTTTTATTCGGACCGGCGCTCGAGCGGATACTTGGTAGCGGCAGATTCTTATTCGTCTACCTTCTCTCCGGACTCATCGCGAACGTCGCTACACTTCTACTTGAACCATTAACCTATACCCATGTTGGTTCAAGCGGTGCTATCTTCGGGCTTTTCGGTTACTATCTTGCGATTATTATCTTTCAAAAACATATGCTTTCAAAGCAAAACTCGCAAATTATCCTCATACTTTGTGTCGTCAGCTTGATTATGACCTTTTTACAGCCAAATATAAATATTACCGCTCACCTCTTCGGGTTAATTGGCGGCTTTTTACTTGGTGCCATTCCTAACTATAATAAAAAGAACCTTTCGGACTCCATAAGAAGCACAGCAAACTGGGCCAGCACCAACAGAAAGAGAGCTGCAGCGCAATCCCCGGTAAAAATACTAATTTGGGCTGCTATCATCATCATTGCAATCGTTGGCCTTTTAGCGCAAAAATAA
- the acpS gene encoding holo-ACP synthase: protein MIKGIGIDIIELSRVREIIARQSKFIDRILTSNEKSKFEDLSETRKVEFLAGRFAAKEAFSKAMGTGIGKELSFLDIEIDTDQLGKPLIVRPEVKAHLSISHSREYAVAQVIIEVE from the coding sequence ATGATTAAAGGGATTGGGATTGATATTATTGAACTTTCACGGGTGCGGGAGATTATCGCTAGACAAAGTAAATTCATCGACCGAATCCTAACAAGTAATGAAAAGAGTAAGTTTGAGGACTTATCCGAAACTAGAAAGGTGGAATTTTTAGCAGGTAGATTTGCGGCGAAGGAGGCTTTTTCAAAAGCGATGGGTACTGGTATTGGGAAAGAGCTTTCCTTTTTAGATATTGAAATAGATACAGACCAACTGGGGAAGCCGCTTATTGTAAGGCCAGAGGTGAAGGCGCATCTGTCAATCTCCCACAGCAGGGAGTATGCAGTTGCGCAAGTGATCATTGAGGTAGAATAA